From the genome of Virgibacillus proomii, one region includes:
- a CDS encoding GntR family transcriptional regulator, giving the protein MSIKSDSRHLYLQVIDQIKKDIENGVYKENEKLPSEFQLAKLLGVSRATLREALRILEEDNIVTRRHGVGTFVNPKPVFSSGIEQLTSVTYMIEQSGKKAGTKYLFTDIQEASDKDKSKFAPRAVDKLVKIERVRTADGEPVVFCIDKIPEDVIPIDRVRQADSFFKLMEDYANKRVAYAVTYIEPLGYHERIYTILNCRPDQPLLLLKQMHYTGEDEAVLYSANYFRSDMFRFHVLRKRT; this is encoded by the coding sequence TTGTCGATTAAAAGTGATTCGAGACATTTATACTTACAAGTAATTGATCAGATAAAAAAAGATATTGAAAATGGAGTATATAAAGAGAACGAGAAGCTTCCCTCTGAATTCCAGCTTGCAAAGCTGCTAGGAGTATCTCGAGCAACATTACGTGAAGCACTCCGCATTTTAGAGGAAGATAATATTGTTACTAGAAGACATGGTGTTGGTACATTTGTGAATCCCAAACCTGTTTTTTCATCAGGAATTGAACAGCTTACAAGTGTTACATACATGATCGAACAATCAGGAAAAAAAGCTGGTACAAAATACTTGTTTACAGATATTCAAGAAGCTTCTGATAAAGATAAAAGCAAGTTTGCGCCAAGAGCGGTAGATAAATTAGTGAAGATTGAACGCGTTCGGACCGCCGATGGGGAACCTGTTGTTTTTTGTATTGATAAAATTCCGGAAGATGTCATTCCTATTGATCGTGTACGTCAGGCAGACTCTTTTTTTAAGCTAATGGAGGATTATGCGAATAAACGTGTAGCATATGCAGTGACTTACATTGAGCCACTTGGGTATCATGAACGTATTTATACTATTTTAAATTGTCGCCCTGATCAACCGCTTTTATTATTAAAGCAAATGCACTATACAGGTGAGGATGAAGCGGTTTTATACTCAGCTAACTATTTTCGTTCCGACATGTTTCGTTTCCATGTTTTACGAAAGCGTACGTAA
- a CDS encoding ABC transporter permease, whose protein sequence is MSFIELLQSIIPTALFYSAPLIFTALGGVFSERSGVVNIGLEGLMVMGAFVGIVFNLTFAEVFGAWTPWVSIIVAMFFSALFSVIHAVASVSLYADQVVSGVAINFLALGLGVFLTKQWYDKGQTDMVTQPFFTTDIPILADIPIIGEIFFKGIYTISYIAIIFAFIAWYILYKTPFGLRLRAVGEHPMAADTNGINVYRLRYIAVIISGAMGGLGGSVFALTIALNFSHATIVGQGFMALAAVIFGKWHPLGAMGAALFFGFAQSLSVIGAGIPLLADVPQVFLLIAPYVLTILALAGFIGRAEAPKANGVPYVKGSR, encoded by the coding sequence ATGAGTTTTATTGAATTATTACAATCCATTATCCCAACCGCACTTTTTTATTCAGCACCACTCATTTTTACAGCTCTTGGCGGTGTATTTAGCGAGCGATCTGGAGTGGTTAATATTGGTCTTGAAGGATTAATGGTCATGGGTGCTTTTGTTGGTATTGTGTTTAACCTTACTTTTGCTGAAGTATTTGGTGCATGGACCCCTTGGGTATCGATTATCGTCGCAATGTTTTTTTCTGCGCTTTTTTCTGTTATCCATGCAGTAGCATCCGTATCCCTTTATGCAGACCAGGTCGTAAGCGGAGTAGCAATTAACTTTTTAGCATTAGGACTTGGTGTGTTTTTAACAAAGCAATGGTATGATAAAGGTCAAACCGATATGGTCACACAACCATTTTTTACAACGGATATTCCAATATTAGCAGATATTCCAATTATTGGAGAGATATTCTTTAAAGGAATTTATACCATCTCATATATTGCGATTATCTTCGCATTTATTGCATGGTATATTTTATATAAAACGCCATTCGGGTTACGACTGCGTGCAGTAGGGGAGCACCCAATGGCAGCAGATACGAACGGAATCAATGTATATCGTCTGCGTTATATTGCAGTAATTATTTCTGGAGCAATGGGAGGTTTAGGCGGGTCTGTATTTGCCTTAACGATTGCTTTAAATTTTTCCCATGCAACCATTGTTGGTCAAGGATTTATGGCGTTAGCAGCTGTTATCTTTGGGAAATGGCATCCTTTAGGTGCAATGGGAGCCGCTTTATTCTTTGGTTTTGCCCAAAGTTTAAGTGTGATCGGTGCAGGGATTCCGTTATTAGCTGACGTACCGCAAGTATTTTTACTTATTGCTCCATACGTATTAACAATATTAGCGTTAGCTGGATTTATCGGTCGTGCAGAAGCACCAAAAGCGAATGGTGTACCTTATGTGAAAGGTAGTCGATAA
- the ymfI gene encoding elongation factor P 5-aminopentanone reductase gives MGKNILIVGASGDIGTAIARQLLEAGHQLLLHYHTNKQIINELCKEHGEAILAIYQADLSNEQDCKRFLKMLEISIDGIVFASGKAYYGLFQETSETTMDEMIQLYVKSPWLITKQLLPKMISKQTGTILFITSIWGEQGASNEVVYSAVKGAQNSFVKALAKEVAPSGISVNAISPGFIDTKMNGHLCEKERAAIFKEIPQNRAGTPDDIAYMARFLFSDESSYIQGAIIDITGGW, from the coding sequence ATGGGGAAAAATATCTTAATTGTTGGTGCAAGCGGTGATATTGGGACAGCAATAGCTCGCCAATTACTAGAAGCAGGCCATCAGCTATTGCTTCATTATCACACGAATAAACAAATAATCAACGAACTTTGTAAAGAGCATGGGGAAGCTATTTTGGCTATTTATCAAGCGGATTTAAGCAACGAGCAAGACTGTAAACGATTTTTGAAAATGCTCGAAATATCAATAGATGGGATTGTTTTTGCTAGCGGCAAAGCTTATTATGGGCTATTTCAGGAAACTTCAGAAACTACAATGGATGAAATGATCCAGTTATATGTAAAATCTCCCTGGTTAATTACAAAGCAACTTCTGCCAAAAATGATTTCCAAACAAACAGGAACGATTCTATTTATTACGTCAATATGGGGAGAGCAAGGAGCAAGTAATGAAGTTGTATATTCGGCTGTAAAAGGTGCACAAAACAGCTTTGTAAAAGCGCTGGCAAAAGAAGTAGCTCCATCCGGGATTTCCGTAAATGCGATAAGTCCGGGATTTATTGACACAAAAATGAACGGTCATTTATGCGAGAAAGAAAGAGCAGCCATTTTTAAAGAGATTCCCCAAAATAGAGCGGGAACTCCAGATGATATTGCTTATATGGCAAGGTTTTTATTTTCTGATGAGAGCAGCTATATTCAAGGAGCAATTATCGATATTACAGGTGGATGGTAA
- a CDS encoding ABC transporter ATP-binding protein produces MDYVIEMLHIRKEFPGIVANDDITIQLKKGEIHALLGENGAGKSTLMNVLFGLYQPEQGEIRVKGKKVNITNPNVANDLGIGMVHQHFMLVETFTVTQNIILGNEPTKHGQVNIKEAEEEVQKLSDKYGLRVDATAKISDISVGMQQRAEILKTLYRGAEVLIFDEPTAVLTPQEITELMEIFKTLITEGKSIILITHKLKEIMQICDRCTVIRKGKGIGTVNVADTNVKELASLMVGRDISFQVDKQPAKPKQTVLEINDLVVKDSRKIDRLKGLELSVRAGEIVGIAGVDGNGQSELIETITGLRKANAGKILLNNKDITNLSPRKVTESGIGHIPQDRHKYGLVLDYSIGENIVLQTYYKRPFSKYKILNYKQIFSKAEQLIAEYDVRTPTVYTKARALSGGNQQKAIIAREIDRSPDLLIAAQPTRGLDVGAIEFIHRKLIEERDKGKAILLISFELDEILDVSDRIAVIYDGKIVADIKPEETNEQHLGLLMAGSGHERVGESS; encoded by the coding sequence GTGGATTATGTAATAGAGATGCTGCATATTCGTAAAGAATTCCCTGGGATAGTTGCAAATGATGATATCACTATTCAGTTGAAAAAAGGTGAAATCCATGCCTTATTAGGTGAAAATGGTGCTGGAAAATCGACCTTAATGAACGTATTGTTCGGACTCTATCAGCCAGAGCAAGGAGAGATTCGTGTAAAAGGGAAAAAAGTTAATATCACCAACCCAAATGTAGCTAATGATTTAGGCATTGGGATGGTACACCAGCATTTTATGTTAGTGGAGACGTTTACGGTTACGCAAAATATTATTCTTGGGAATGAACCGACGAAACATGGTCAAGTTAATATTAAGGAAGCTGAAGAAGAAGTTCAAAAATTATCGGACAAATATGGATTACGAGTAGATGCAACCGCGAAAATCAGCGATATTTCCGTTGGCATGCAACAGCGTGCTGAAATATTGAAAACACTCTATCGTGGGGCAGAAGTACTCATCTTTGATGAGCCGACTGCTGTATTAACTCCTCAAGAAATTACTGAACTTATGGAAATTTTTAAAACTTTAATTACAGAAGGAAAATCGATTATTCTGATAACACATAAATTAAAAGAAATTATGCAAATATGCGATCGCTGTACTGTAATTCGTAAAGGTAAAGGCATTGGTACAGTTAATGTGGCAGATACAAATGTGAAGGAACTAGCATCCTTAATGGTAGGTAGAGATATCTCGTTTCAAGTTGATAAACAACCTGCTAAACCAAAGCAAACGGTACTGGAAATAAATGATCTCGTTGTCAAGGATAGTAGAAAGATAGATAGGCTAAAGGGATTGGAATTATCTGTTCGCGCTGGAGAAATCGTCGGAATTGCCGGAGTTGATGGAAATGGTCAATCTGAATTAATTGAAACAATTACTGGGTTAAGAAAAGCAAATGCAGGAAAAATTCTCTTGAATAATAAAGATATAACCAATCTATCTCCTCGAAAAGTAACAGAAAGTGGAATAGGACATATTCCTCAAGATCGACATAAATATGGTCTTGTTCTCGACTATTCGATCGGTGAGAACATCGTATTACAAACGTATTATAAACGACCATTTTCTAAATATAAAATTTTAAATTATAAGCAAATTTTTAGTAAAGCTGAACAATTAATTGCTGAATATGATGTGAGAACACCAACTGTATATACGAAAGCACGTGCACTGTCCGGAGGAAATCAACAAAAAGCAATTATCGCCAGGGAAATTGATCGCTCTCCTGATTTATTAATTGCTGCCCAGCCGACTAGAGGTCTTGATGTTGGCGCCATTGAATTTATCCATCGAAAACTCATTGAAGAACGCGATAAAGGGAAAGCAATTTTATTAATATCATTTGAATTAGATGAAATTTTAGATGTAAGCGATCGAATTGCGGTTATTTATGATGGGAAAATTGTTGCTGATATAAAGCCTGAGGAGACAAATGAACAGCATTTAGGTCTCTTGATGGCTGGAAGTGGACATGAAAGGGTAGGCGAGAGCTCATGA
- a CDS encoding ABC transporter permease → MMTNKWFNILVPIFSVFTGLLSGAIIMLLFGYNPIQGYIALFQGAFGDPYFFGETIRQTTPYIFTGLAIAFAFRAGLFNIGAEGQVIVGWLAAVWVGTTVDAPMYIHLPLALLVAALAGALWGLIPGLLKASLGVHEVIVTIMLNYVALYSTNAIIRNVLTESADKTDMIAPTASLASAWLENLTYFSRMHYGIFLAVIAAVVMWFIIDRTNLGFELKAVGYNRHASKYAGMSVKRNIILAMIISGAFAGLAGSMEGLGTYGNMTVSSGFSNLGFDGIAVALLGANNAIGVILAALLFGALKVGALNMPTQAGVPNELVDIIIALIIFFVASSYLIRWIILRFKGRENK, encoded by the coding sequence ATGATGACAAATAAATGGTTTAATATTCTTGTTCCGATTTTCTCTGTCTTTACCGGACTTTTATCAGGAGCAATTATTATGCTGTTATTTGGTTATAATCCGATACAAGGCTATATCGCATTATTCCAAGGCGCATTTGGTGACCCCTACTTTTTTGGTGAAACAATTCGCCAGACTACCCCATATATTTTCACCGGTTTAGCCATCGCTTTTGCTTTTCGGGCAGGACTATTTAATATTGGAGCAGAAGGTCAAGTTATTGTTGGTTGGCTTGCTGCAGTATGGGTTGGTACAACCGTGGACGCACCCATGTATATTCACCTTCCTTTAGCTTTATTAGTAGCTGCACTAGCTGGAGCATTATGGGGACTGATTCCAGGTTTGTTGAAAGCTAGTTTAGGAGTACATGAAGTAATTGTGACCATCATGCTGAATTATGTTGCTTTATATAGTACCAATGCTATTATTCGTAATGTGTTAACAGAGAGTGCAGACAAAACAGACATGATTGCACCTACAGCTTCACTGGCATCCGCTTGGCTAGAAAATTTAACCTATTTTTCCCGTATGCATTATGGGATTTTTCTTGCAGTGATTGCAGCAGTTGTCATGTGGTTTATCATCGATCGAACCAATCTTGGCTTTGAGTTAAAGGCGGTTGGTTATAACCGCCATGCTTCTAAATATGCAGGAATGAGTGTGAAGCGGAATATTATTTTAGCTATGATCATCTCCGGAGCCTTTGCCGGCTTAGCTGGTTCTATGGAAGGTTTAGGAACGTATGGAAATATGACTGTCAGCTCAGGCTTTTCCAATCTTGGCTTTGACGGAATTGCAGTGGCGTTATTAGGAGCAAATAATGCAATAGGAGTAATATTAGCGGCACTTTTATTTGGTGCTCTTAAGGTTGGGGCTTTAAATATGCCAACTCAAGCCGGAGTTCCCAATGAACTAGTGGATATCATTATCGCGCTGATCATTTTCTTTGTTGCATCAAGCTATCTCATTCGTTGGATTATACTTCGCTTTAAAGGGAGGGAAAATAAATGA
- the yfmH gene encoding EF-P 5-aminopentanol modification-associated protein YfmH — protein sequence MNKRTYQDIGETLYTEKLDNGLTVCLLPKQEMAKTHALFTTNYGSIDLHFTPIGKDEAVTVPEGVAHFLEHKLFESEQGDVFYDFSKQGASANAYTSFTKTAYLFTATDHIEKNVETLIDFVQDPYFTEESVEKEKGIIAQEIKMYDDQPEWQAFMGTIKAMFQNHPINVDIAGTVESIYQITKDDLYTCYHTFYHPENMILFITGNFNPKQMMELIKANQAKKKFDRMEQLRRKFPEEPKKVAMKEKQITMPVSIPKCTVGIKGAFNENSPDLVLKNDLLQDMLMDYYFSKGGLYYQELYNKQLIDDSFFYETNIDRDFGYVLIGSNTRSPQEFAKRLKEMLLQIQEGELSEATFQRIKKKKIGQLLRMMNRLETIANSYTHYYLLGIDFFQLLPTVRTLTLQDAKQFMENWIADERLAVCTIAAE from the coding sequence ATGAATAAACGTACGTATCAAGATATCGGGGAGACATTATATACAGAAAAACTGGATAATGGACTTACAGTTTGTCTCTTACCAAAGCAAGAGATGGCCAAGACACATGCACTGTTTACAACCAACTATGGCTCGATTGATTTGCATTTCACACCAATTGGAAAAGATGAAGCAGTGACTGTACCTGAAGGTGTTGCTCACTTTTTGGAGCATAAACTATTTGAAAGTGAGCAAGGAGATGTTTTTTATGACTTCTCGAAACAAGGCGCTTCAGCCAATGCGTATACATCATTTACCAAAACAGCTTATTTATTTACAGCTACAGATCATATTGAAAAAAATGTGGAAACACTGATTGACTTTGTACAGGATCCTTATTTTACCGAAGAATCTGTAGAAAAGGAAAAAGGGATTATTGCGCAAGAAATCAAAATGTATGATGATCAGCCAGAGTGGCAAGCGTTTATGGGAACGATCAAAGCGATGTTCCAAAACCACCCGATAAATGTTGATATTGCTGGTACCGTTGAGTCCATTTATCAAATTACAAAGGATGATTTATATACGTGCTATCATACATTTTATCATCCGGAAAATATGATTTTATTTATTACCGGGAATTTTAATCCCAAACAAATGATGGAATTAATTAAAGCAAATCAGGCCAAAAAGAAGTTTGACCGAATGGAGCAATTACGCAGGAAGTTTCCTGAAGAACCTAAAAAAGTGGCTATGAAAGAAAAACAAATAACGATGCCTGTATCCATTCCGAAATGTACGGTTGGTATTAAAGGTGCTTTCAACGAAAATTCACCTGACTTGGTTTTGAAAAATGATCTATTACAAGATATGTTAATGGATTATTATTTTTCAAAAGGCGGCCTATATTATCAAGAATTGTACAATAAACAACTCATTGATGACAGCTTCTTCTATGAGACCAATATCGATCGTGATTTTGGCTATGTTTTAATTGGCAGCAATACAAGAAGCCCACAGGAATTTGCCAAAAGACTCAAGGAAATGCTGCTTCAGATTCAAGAGGGAGAATTAAGTGAAGCAACATTCCAACGCATTAAAAAGAAAAAGATCGGACAACTATTACGTATGATGAATCGCTTGGAAACAATAGCTAATTCCTATACCCATTATTACTTACTGGGCATTGATTTCTTCCAGCTGTTGCCTACTGTTAGAACCCTTACGTTACAAGATGCCAAACAATTTATGGAAAATTGGATAGCTGACGAGCGCTTAGCAGTATGCACCATAGCAGCGGAGTAA
- a CDS encoding BMP family lipoprotein: MQKSKHVLLLAFVLSLGFILVACGSSGTNKSNNDKSGETGGDDKSKDYSVALVTDEGGVDDKSFNQSAWEGLQAWGKEQGLSKGKGFDYAQSDNESDYLPNLTRLTKDGYDLIFGVGYLLQDAITKVAKQNPDTNYAIVDTVVEAPNVASLTFSEHEGSFLAGIAAAMKTKTDKLGFVGGVDSDLITKFETGFVAGAKSVKPDIKVDIQYVGDFSSAADAKLIATRMYKDGTDIIYHAAGAAGNGVFAQAKDLKKNAPEKEIWVIGVDRDQHDEGKIGEHNVTFTSMVKRVDLSVEKVSNLGIEGKFPGGEILEFGLEDDGVFLAPTNEDAYTEEIKAKVEEWKEKIANGDIEVPKTRDELKKFEESL, translated from the coding sequence TTGCAAAAGTCAAAGCATGTTTTATTGTTAGCTTTCGTTCTTAGCTTGGGTTTCATATTAGTAGCCTGCGGTAGCTCAGGGACTAATAAATCAAATAATGATAAAAGCGGAGAAACAGGTGGCGACGACAAATCAAAAGATTATTCTGTTGCCTTAGTTACAGATGAGGGCGGAGTAGATGACAAATCGTTTAACCAATCCGCTTGGGAAGGATTGCAAGCGTGGGGTAAAGAACAAGGCCTATCTAAGGGAAAAGGTTTTGATTACGCACAGTCAGATAATGAGTCCGATTATTTACCTAACCTTACACGTTTAACAAAAGATGGTTATGATTTAATTTTTGGTGTTGGATATTTACTTCAAGACGCCATAACAAAAGTTGCTAAACAAAATCCAGATACTAATTATGCGATTGTTGATACTGTTGTTGAAGCACCGAATGTGGCGAGCCTCACTTTTTCTGAACATGAAGGATCTTTTTTAGCAGGAATTGCAGCAGCGATGAAAACGAAAACCGACAAGCTTGGCTTTGTTGGTGGAGTTGATTCTGATCTAATTACCAAGTTTGAAACCGGGTTTGTAGCAGGTGCAAAATCTGTCAAACCTGATATTAAAGTAGATATTCAATATGTAGGTGATTTTAGTTCAGCAGCGGATGCTAAGCTAATTGCTACACGGATGTACAAGGATGGTACAGACATTATTTATCATGCAGCAGGAGCAGCAGGTAATGGCGTGTTTGCTCAAGCAAAAGATTTGAAAAAAAATGCACCTGAAAAAGAAATTTGGGTCATTGGTGTCGACCGCGATCAGCATGATGAAGGAAAAATTGGCGAACATAATGTGACGTTTACATCTATGGTAAAACGCGTTGATTTATCTGTTGAAAAAGTAAGTAATCTGGGCATTGAAGGTAAATTCCCAGGTGGTGAAATTTTGGAATTCGGCTTAGAAGATGACGGGGTTTTCCTTGCCCCAACAAACGAAGATGCTTATACCGAAGAAATTAAGGCAAAAGTAGAGGAATGGAAAGAGAAAATTGCCAATGGTGATATAGAAGTTCCCAAAACACGTGATGAATTAAAGAAATTTGAAGAATCATTATAA
- the yfmF gene encoding EF-P 5-aminopentanol modification-associated protein YfmF codes for MEKITETIKQTNGTYFHYIPTKKYKTVTVVVKLKAPLQKKTITKRALLPYVLRQGTKRYPTKQEFQLKLDELYGASISLDGAKKGENHIISLRLEIANQKFLQDNPPILTQGLNLLHDVLFDPNSDGNQFASSVFNREKETLKQKILALKDDKMSYANMRLIDEMCKGEAYQLHVHGYMDELETITSKSLYAYYQQMIREDRMDIYIQGDLPLNRMEEIASIFELTPNADRNQIHRETSRFIVEKSPKQVIETDQIQQAKLHIGYRTNVTFGQPEYYALHVFNGIFGGFPSSKLFKNVREKNSLAYYAASRLESHKGLLLVFSGIAPKDFEKARDIIKNQMTAMKQGDFTNHQIEEAKAQITNQLLETLDHPQGTIEFLYQQVLADKQINPIDFIERIKQVTKEEVVAVSKKLQEDTTYLLTSEKGDSHE; via the coding sequence ATGGAGAAAATAACTGAAACAATAAAACAAACAAATGGAACCTATTTTCATTATATCCCTACTAAAAAGTATAAAACGGTTACGGTAGTGGTGAAGTTAAAGGCACCGTTGCAAAAAAAAACGATAACGAAACGAGCGCTTCTTCCATATGTTTTAAGGCAAGGAACAAAGCGGTATCCGACAAAGCAGGAATTTCAACTGAAATTAGATGAACTGTATGGGGCATCCATATCTTTAGATGGTGCGAAAAAAGGAGAGAACCATATTATTAGTTTGCGTTTGGAAATTGCAAATCAGAAGTTTTTGCAGGACAACCCGCCGATATTAACTCAAGGATTAAACTTACTACATGATGTACTATTTGACCCAAATAGTGATGGCAATCAATTTGCATCAAGCGTTTTTAATCGGGAAAAGGAAACATTGAAACAAAAAATCCTGGCTTTAAAAGATGACAAAATGAGTTATGCAAACATGCGCTTAATTGATGAAATGTGCAAAGGGGAAGCTTATCAGCTACATGTACATGGATATATGGATGAGTTGGAAACGATCACTTCGAAAAGCTTATACGCTTATTACCAACAGATGATTCGTGAAGATCGAATGGATATCTATATACAAGGTGATTTACCTTTAAATAGAATGGAAGAAATAGCATCCATTTTCGAACTCACGCCAAATGCAGACCGCAATCAAATTCATCGAGAAACCAGTCGTTTCATAGTAGAGAAGTCGCCAAAGCAAGTGATTGAAACAGACCAGATTCAACAAGCAAAGCTACATATTGGTTATCGAACAAATGTAACATTCGGTCAGCCGGAATATTATGCACTGCATGTATTCAATGGCATCTTTGGCGGATTTCCAAGCTCAAAGTTGTTTAAGAATGTTAGAGAAAAAAATAGTCTTGCTTATTATGCTGCTTCTCGGCTTGAAAGTCATAAAGGGTTATTACTTGTCTTTAGCGGTATTGCTCCAAAAGATTTCGAAAAAGCAAGAGATATTATAAAAAATCAAATGACTGCAATGAAACAGGGTGATTTTACTAATCATCAGATAGAAGAAGCTAAAGCACAAATTACGAACCAATTACTGGAAACATTAGACCATCCACAAGGAACGATAGAGTTTTTATACCAACAGGTATTAGCTGATAAACAAATAAACCCGATCGACTTTATTGAACGGATAAAACAAGTAACAAAGGAAGAAGTTGTTGCTGTTAGTAAAAAACTGCAAGAAGATACGACATATTTATTAACGTCAGAGAAAGGGGATTCCCATGAATAA
- a CDS encoding DUF3243 domain-containing protein, translating into MSVLDNFDSWKSFLANKLNQAQQQGMSNQTIQNVAHEVGDYLSKNVDAKNKEEAVLRDLWNSASEQEQQAIANAMVKFVQSQGNQQ; encoded by the coding sequence ATGTCTGTTTTAGATAATTTTGATTCATGGAAAAGCTTTTTAGCAAATAAGTTAAACCAAGCTCAGCAACAAGGTATGAGTAATCAAACCATTCAAAATGTAGCTCATGAAGTTGGTGATTACCTATCTAAAAATGTTGATGCAAAAAATAAAGAAGAAGCAGTATTGCGTGATTTATGGAATTCTGCATCTGAACAAGAACAACAAGCTATTGCTAATGCAATGGTTAAATTCGTCCAAAGTCAAGGTAATCAGCAGTAA